The following are from one region of the Halodesulfurarchaeum sp. HSR-GB genome:
- a CDS encoding DUF1684 domain-containing protein, with the protein MAHEYEEHVREQRQQKEEYFAESPRSPIPRSAQADFAGLEYFAVDPSMRFEAELHEHEDPESLTVETTAGNAQEYLRWGEFHLEIDGETVTIQAYKGDPSEDRLWVPFRDETNSEETYGAGRYLDLERDRHYEDGTWLIDFNMAYNPTCAYNEAYECPLIPTENWLDVRIEAGEKAYPDEPHAPDR; encoded by the coding sequence ATGGCACACGAGTACGAGGAGCACGTCCGCGAGCAGCGCCAGCAGAAGGAGGAGTACTTCGCGGAGAGCCCACGGTCGCCCATTCCGCGCTCGGCCCAGGCCGACTTTGCGGGACTGGAGTACTTCGCGGTTGATCCGTCGATGCGTTTCGAGGCCGAACTCCACGAGCACGAGGATCCCGAGAGCCTGACTGTCGAGACCACGGCAGGCAACGCCCAGGAGTACCTCCGATGGGGTGAGTTCCACCTGGAGATCGACGGCGAGACGGTGACGATCCAGGCGTACAAGGGCGATCCGTCCGAGGATCGACTCTGGGTTCCCTTCCGGGACGAGACGAACAGCGAGGAGACCTACGGCGCGGGCCGCTATCTCGACCTCGAACGGGACCGACACTACGAGGACGGCACGTGGCTCATCGACTTCAACATGGCATACAACCCGACGTGTGCGTACAACGAGGCCTACGAGTGTCCGCTCATCCCGACCGAAAACTGGCTCGACGTGCGGATCGAGGCGGGCGAGAAGGCCTATCCGGACGAGCCCCACGCCCCGGACCGCTAA
- the carA gene encoding glutamine-hydrolyzing carbamoyl-phosphate synthase small subunit, whose amino-acid sequence MSDAYIALETGEVLEGRARSPGETHGELVFTTPYTGYEESLTDPSYEAQVLTFAYPLIGNYGVRAERFESDRVHPSAVVARELTDDVATWLQEEGVPAVDSVDTRDLVLDIRDGGAMQCGIAAGPDATPEKAREQLSVCPHMSDISDIGDMVSVDDVEVYPAEGDGPTTALIHCGTKKSIISSLNERGSDVHVFPHDVAPAEIEALDPDLLFISNGPGDPANYEATQSLVEHFLGEIPIAGICLGMQIVANAVNGETEKMEFGHRGVNQPVLDERTGQVVMTTQNHGYMVSDAGDLDVTQINVNDDTPEGAESADMHVITRQYHPEAHPGPHDTLGFFDDVLAMAEAGAHPEATQ is encoded by the coding sequence ATGTCGGACGCCTACATCGCCCTGGAGACCGGGGAGGTCCTCGAGGGTCGCGCCAGGTCGCCCGGGGAGACCCACGGCGAACTCGTCTTCACCACGCCCTATACCGGCTACGAGGAGAGCCTGACCGACCCCTCTTACGAGGCCCAGGTACTGACCTTCGCCTACCCGCTGATCGGCAACTACGGCGTCCGAGCGGAGCGCTTCGAGTCCGACCGCGTCCATCCCAGCGCGGTCGTCGCCCGCGAACTCACCGACGACGTCGCCACGTGGCTCCAGGAGGAGGGGGTCCCCGCCGTCGACTCCGTGGACACGCGGGATCTCGTCCTGGACATTCGTGACGGCGGCGCGATGCAATGTGGTATCGCCGCGGGTCCAGACGCGACCCCCGAGAAGGCCCGGGAACAACTCTCGGTCTGCCCGCACATGAGTGACATTTCGGACATCGGGGACATGGTCAGCGTCGACGACGTCGAGGTCTACCCCGCTGAGGGGGACGGGCCGACCACCGCGCTGATCCACTGTGGGACGAAAAAGAGCATCATCTCCTCGCTGAACGAGCGTGGCTCGGACGTCCACGTCTTCCCCCACGACGTCGCGCCCGCCGAGATCGAAGCGCTGGACCCGGACCTGCTCTTCATTTCGAACGGCCCTGGGGACCCGGCCAACTACGAGGCCACCCAGTCCCTGGTCGAGCACTTCCTCGGTGAGATCCCCATCGCGGGCATCTGTCTGGGGATGCAGATCGTCGCCAACGCCGTGAACGGCGAGACCGAGAAGATGGAGTTCGGCCACCGGGGGGTCAACCAGCCCGTCCTGGACGAGCGCACCGGCCAGGTCGTCATGACTACCCAGAACCACGGCTACATGGTTTCGGATGCCGGGGACCTGGACGTGACCCAGATCAACGTCAACGACGACACCCCGGAGGGGGCCGAATCCGCGGACATGCACGTCATCACCCGCCAGTACCACCCCGAGGCCCATCCCGGTCCCCACGACACGCTCGGCTTTTTCGACGACGTGCTCGCGATGGCCGAAGCCGGGGCCCATCCCGAAGCAACCCAGTAG
- a CDS encoding Lrp/AsnC family transcriptional regulator, with protein sequence MDDLDREILALLRQDSRTPYTEIGDMLDVSEGTVRNRVDRLLENGTIERFTIATRTGNVKSMVEVSVAVDVDTQALAERMAEWTEVDFVWQVSGEEDMVLIVDAMDTERVNELITRTREQSEVRSTKTRLILEETRG encoded by the coding sequence ATGGACGACCTCGACCGGGAAATTCTGGCCCTCCTCCGACAGGACTCCCGGACCCCCTACACCGAAATCGGCGACATGCTCGATGTCTCGGAGGGGACCGTTCGCAACCGGGTCGATCGACTGCTCGAGAACGGTACGATCGAGCGGTTCACCATCGCGACCCGCACGGGCAACGTGAAATCGATGGTCGAAGTGTCGGTCGCCGTCGACGTCGACACCCAGGCACTGGCCGAGCGGATGGCCGAGTGGACGGAAGTCGATTTCGTCTGGCAGGTCTCCGGCGAGGAGGACATGGTGCTGATCGTCGACGCGATGGACACCGAGCGGGTCAACGAACTCATCACCCGCACGCGGGAGCAATCGGAGGTCCGCTCGACCAAGACCCGGTTGATCCTCGAAGAGACCCGCGGGTGA
- the idi gene encoding isopentenyl-diphosphate Delta-isomerase, with protein MTDQSAPKERSGGEEVIAVDADDNPQGLVDRLEAHTGDGIRHRAFTCMLFDEQGRVLLAQRARNKRLWDTHWDGTVASHPTEGQTQIEATEERLEEELGVTPDQYGDLEITDRFEYKRYYLDEGLEWEVCTVLTATVTDPTLDPDPEEVGGTIWVDYEDLWENPRNYRQLRTCPWFDIAMRRDLGGDST; from the coding sequence ATGACCGACCAGAGCGCCCCGAAAGAGCGGTCGGGCGGCGAGGAAGTGATCGCGGTCGACGCGGACGACAACCCACAAGGTCTCGTCGATCGCCTGGAGGCCCACACCGGCGACGGCATCCGCCATCGCGCATTTACCTGTATGCTCTTCGACGAGCAGGGACGGGTCCTGCTTGCCCAGCGCGCTCGGAACAAACGGCTGTGGGACACCCACTGGGACGGCACCGTCGCCTCCCACCCAACCGAGGGACAGACCCAGATCGAAGCCACCGAAGAGCGCCTGGAAGAGGAACTCGGGGTGACTCCCGACCAGTACGGCGACCTGGAGATCACCGACCGCTTCGAGTACAAACGCTACTACCTCGACGAGGGGCTGGAGTGGGAGGTCTGTACGGTGCTCACCGCGACGGTGACCGACCCCACCCTCGACCCGGACCCCGAGGAGGTCGGCGGCACCATCTGGGTCGACTACGAGGACCTCTGGGAGAACCCCCGGAACTACCGACAGCTCCGGACCTGCCCCTGGTTCGACATCGCGATGCGCCGGGACCTCGGTGGCGATAGCACTTAG
- a CDS encoding MogA/MoaB family molybdenum cofactor biosynthesis protein, with protein sequence MVDFQKRDTQRGDTESTADSETHDHDHHAHDRETVGAAILTVSSSRTLDADPSGEAIRDELESAGHEVVTRELVRDDGDRIQTTANHLTDRGDVDVLITTGGTGVTPDDVTVEAVGPLFDKHLPGFGELFRQESKAEIGSRVVATRATAGVADGVPVFVLPGSVDAVELGLEEIILPEIGHLVGLAQRAGHADH encoded by the coding sequence ATGGTCGACTTCCAGAAGCGGGACACCCAACGCGGTGACACCGAGTCGACGGCCGACTCGGAGACACACGACCACGATCACCACGCTCACGACCGGGAGACCGTGGGCGCGGCAATTCTCACCGTCTCGTCCTCGCGAACACTCGATGCCGATCCCAGTGGCGAAGCGATCAGGGACGAACTCGAGTCGGCGGGCCACGAGGTCGTCACTCGCGAACTGGTCCGGGACGACGGCGATCGCATCCAGACGACCGCGAATCACCTCACCGACCGCGGCGACGTCGACGTGCTGATCACCACGGGTGGCACCGGGGTCACACCGGACGACGTGACCGTCGAGGCCGTCGGGCCGCTCTTCGACAAGCATCTGCCGGGATTCGGGGAACTCTTCCGGCAGGAATCGAAAGCGGAGATCGGTTCACGGGTCGTCGCCACCCGGGCCACCGCCGGCGTCGCCGACGGCGTCCCCGTCTTCGTGCTCCCCGGGAGCGTCGACGCCGTCGAACTGGGCCTCGAAGAAATCATTCTCCCGGAGATCGGGCACCTCGTCGGTCTGGCCCAGCGGGCGGGCCACGCCGATCACTGA
- a CDS encoding VOC family protein gives MTQFLPAQTRPGRLSLAVEDPYAVSSFYQDVVGLDQFGYTESSATLGAGETPLVELTDGSDLAPRTDAQAGLYHVAFRYPSQEALGAALHRVESLYRLDGATDHGVTHSLYLTDPAGNGVELFVDQPRADWPRDEADEVTMQTQPLDLDALRAAGEPETDAPAGTTIGHFHLEVTDLAGATTFYRDGLGLDITREIGDMARFLAVGDSHHQLGITTYQDRTEPATGRGLDWIEFLTPSEAALDAARERFEAIGSAVENRENGIAVTDPDGIGVRLSLVDQ, from the coding sequence ATGACCCAGTTCCTGCCAGCACAGACCCGACCGGGACGTCTCTCTCTTGCCGTCGAGGATCCCTACGCCGTCAGTTCCTTCTACCAGGACGTCGTCGGGCTGGACCAGTTCGGGTACACGGAGTCCTCGGCCACCCTCGGGGCCGGCGAGACGCCGCTCGTGGAACTCACAGACGGGAGCGATCTTGCGCCGCGGACCGACGCCCAGGCGGGGCTCTACCACGTGGCCTTCCGCTATCCGTCTCAGGAAGCGCTCGGTGCCGCTCTCCATCGGGTCGAGAGCCTCTACCGGCTCGACGGCGCGACCGACCACGGCGTGACCCACTCGCTGTATCTCACGGATCCCGCGGGCAACGGCGTGGAACTCTTCGTCGACCAGCCACGGGCCGACTGGCCAAGAGACGAGGCCGACGAGGTGACGATGCAGACCCAGCCGCTCGATCTGGATGCCCTTCGCGCCGCGGGCGAACCCGAGACCGACGCCCCCGCGGGGACGACGATCGGACACTTCCACCTGGAGGTCACCGATCTGGCTGGGGCGACCACGTTCTATCGCGACGGGCTGGGGCTCGATATCACCCGTGAGATCGGCGACATGGCCCGGTTTCTGGCTGTCGGGGACTCTCACCATCAACTGGGAATCACGACCTATCAGGACCGGACCGAGCCCGCGACTGGCCGGGGGCTGGACTGGATCGAGTTTCTCACACCGAGTGAAGCCGCCCTCGACGCGGCCCGGGAGCGATTCGAGGCGATCGGGAGTGCCGTCGAAAACCGGGAAAACGGGATCGCGGTGACCGACCCCGACGGGATCGGGGTTCGACTGTCCCTGGTCGATCAGTGA